A genome region from Caldalkalibacillus uzonensis includes the following:
- a CDS encoding extracellular solute-binding protein: MKKLMSVLALLSALLLVVVACSNSEEPAQPDTGENESATNEEENELSGEITIMVPAGGYYYDHTRNFLAKKFMERHPNVKVNVEQEPDGGQLTARLAAGDIPDILVGVFGYQPAKFAQQGMIVNLAEMPGADELFDRVSEHYVQEHFGGKYYVPWNATTQMMIYNKALFEEAGLDPDNPPTTFEEYLAAAEAIHNLPDREDGSKVFGNVFWNEALAWGGWYWTMKAQIYYNFNDGKYGLFNELGTDVVFDEEEAGFADFLTFMRQAQEYAPEQMENNDFFSRNVGMWLQFGYGWKANLAEAKDGPMVIGEDVGVAPIPVRQKGDTHWSTLDGRSLMIFKSNPEQERLAFEFIKFMMEDDINLESLKALEQLPTLKSLQNHEYFQAEDIKPFVEQLEHAIINEPVAELDDVSNIILQYYIETVIHHNLTPEEAVERAAEEARQILHQN, from the coding sequence ATGAAAAAGCTTATGTCAGTTTTAGCGCTGCTGTCTGCTCTTCTGCTTGTTGTCGTTGCCTGTTCAAACAGTGAAGAGCCAGCACAACCTGATACTGGCGAAAATGAAAGCGCCACCAATGAAGAGGAAAATGAATTGTCAGGGGAAATTACGATTATGGTTCCGGCAGGAGGTTATTACTATGATCATACCCGGAACTTTTTGGCCAAAAAATTTATGGAAAGACATCCGAATGTCAAAGTCAATGTGGAGCAGGAGCCTGATGGCGGGCAGCTGACAGCTCGCTTAGCTGCAGGAGATATCCCGGATATTCTGGTCGGGGTGTTTGGCTATCAACCAGCCAAATTTGCCCAGCAAGGGATGATTGTCAACTTGGCAGAGATGCCAGGAGCTGATGAGTTGTTTGACAGAGTGAGTGAACACTATGTTCAAGAGCATTTTGGCGGTAAATATTATGTTCCTTGGAATGCGACCACACAAATGATGATTTATAACAAAGCATTGTTTGAAGAAGCGGGACTAGATCCTGACAATCCGCCTACAACGTTTGAGGAATACTTGGCCGCTGCTGAAGCGATTCACAATTTGCCTGACCGTGAGGATGGATCCAAAGTATTTGGAAATGTATTCTGGAATGAAGCCCTGGCTTGGGGCGGTTGGTATTGGACAATGAAAGCTCAAATCTACTATAACTTTAATGATGGAAAGTATGGGTTGTTTAATGAGTTAGGAACGGATGTGGTGTTTGACGAAGAAGAAGCTGGGTTTGCCGATTTCTTGACATTTATGCGTCAAGCACAAGAATACGCACCTGAACAAATGGAAAACAATGATTTCTTCAGCCGGAATGTAGGGATGTGGCTGCAATTCGGTTACGGATGGAAAGCCAATCTGGCTGAAGCAAAAGATGGGCCGATGGTGATTGGTGAAGATGTCGGGGTGGCGCCCATCCCTGTCCGCCAAAAAGGGGATACCCACTGGTCCACGCTTGATGGTCGCTCTCTAATGATTTTCAAAAGCAATCCGGAACAAGAACGGCTGGCCTTCGAATTTATCAAATTTATGATGGAAGATGACATTAACCTGGAGTCACTTAAGGCTTTGGAACAATTACCCACATTGAAAAGCCTGCAAAACCATGAATATTTTCAGGCCGAAGATATTAAGCCTTTCGTAGAGCAACTTGAACATGCCATTATCAATGAACCCGTAGCTGAGTTGGATGATGTTAGCAATATTATCTTGCAGTATTACATTGAAACTGTGATTCACCACAACTTGACACCTGAAGAGGCCGTGGAACGTGCAGCAGAAGAAGCTCGCCAAATTTTGCATCAAAACTAG
- a CDS encoding LacI family DNA-binding transcriptional regulator has product MTTIKDVAKLAGVSVSTASYALNGKGNVKPETKMKVLEAAKQLNYQKNGLAMDLKKSKTKTIALILSDLSGPYYSELIKGVQEVTMANGYDLIACSSIGGKDSTAIKFLTEKRVDGVIILAHNISDEVIMASSRDGFPIIVLDRFLEDQHIISVLVNNTQGAYQATKYLIEQGHRDIAFISGPSNSVDSINRMKGYQQALEEYDIAYQSKWTFTGNFTREGGYHATKLLIMQGDLPTAVFYANDEMALGGYQAFEEMGIKIPDDISVMGFDDIQIAQYLNPPLTTVKQPKYEAGTLAAHLLFQAFDNQEINRRYDLSTDLVIRGSVAKPQNLI; this is encoded by the coding sequence ATGACTACCATCAAAGATGTGGCAAAGCTCGCAGGAGTCTCTGTCTCCACTGCTTCTTACGCTCTAAATGGCAAAGGAAACGTGAAACCTGAAACAAAAATGAAAGTATTGGAAGCTGCCAAGCAATTAAACTATCAAAAAAATGGCCTAGCCATGGACTTGAAAAAGAGCAAAACCAAAACAATCGCACTGATATTAAGTGATCTTTCTGGTCCGTATTATTCGGAATTAATCAAAGGTGTTCAGGAAGTCACGATGGCTAATGGCTATGACTTAATAGCATGCAGTTCTATTGGAGGCAAAGACTCAACAGCGATTAAATTTTTAACGGAAAAAAGAGTGGATGGCGTGATTATCCTTGCCCATAACATCTCAGATGAGGTTATTATGGCCTCCTCTCGCGATGGATTTCCAATCATTGTACTGGACCGTTTTTTAGAGGATCAGCATATTATTAGCGTGCTCGTCAATAATACCCAAGGTGCTTATCAAGCAACAAAATATCTCATTGAGCAGGGACACCGAGATATTGCTTTTATTAGCGGTCCGTCTAATTCAGTAGATAGTATTAATCGCATGAAGGGTTACCAGCAAGCCCTTGAAGAGTATGATATTGCCTATCAGTCCAAGTGGACCTTCACGGGTAACTTTACCCGTGAGGGAGGTTATCACGCGACCAAACTGCTGATCATGCAGGGGGATTTACCGACGGCTGTCTTTTATGCTAACGACGAGATGGCATTGGGTGGATATCAGGCGTTTGAAGAAATGGGGATTAAGATTCCTGATGACATTTCTGTCATGGGGTTTGATGATATTCAAATTGCCCAGTATCTTAATCCTCCTTTGACCACGGTTAAACAACCTAAATATGAGGCAGGTACATTAGCCGCCCACCTCTTGTTCCAAGCTTTTGACAATCAAGAGATTAATAGACGCTATGACCTGAGCACGGATTTAGTCATCCGAGGGTCTGTTGCCAAGCCGCAAAATCTAATCTGA
- a CDS encoding glucoamylase family protein: MRKVLISVLIIVLIAALFLPYTQNAQASVTTELNQGQKKALEKQLFAIAKQTYKYFETFTDPETGLTLDRIDLENGTVVEYTHTSPTNIGMYLLSTISAAELGIISEAEAKEKIKTTLQTLEQQDTWNGLFYNWYYTSDGSLKTDWGKFISTVDNGWLTAALIVVGQAYPELQELTVPLINAMDYSHLYDQQVGQFHGGYDVLRQTLTEFHYGMFYTEPRVASYIAIGKGDVPVEHWWRMYRTLPKEWDWQRQIPQGYFEYYDGVEVFQGHYEYKGVKFVPSWGGSMFEALMPSLVLKENELGTKALGINNKRHVQLQIAYAEEKGYPAWGFSPAAIPNGYSEFGVAELGTWGYDDKATVTPHATFLALDHAPDKVWENIKYLRSLNAYGPFGFYDSVNMETGVVAKTYLALDQGMTIVAIANYLLDGVIRNYFHQDSIGKIPEHLLYRERFSILD; encoded by the coding sequence ATGAGGAAAGTTCTGATCAGCGTGCTTATCATCGTTCTTATTGCGGCACTGTTCTTACCTTACACCCAGAACGCTCAAGCTTCCGTAACTACAGAATTAAACCAAGGGCAGAAAAAGGCTCTAGAGAAGCAACTGTTTGCCATCGCCAAGCAAACATATAAATACTTTGAAACGTTCACAGACCCAGAGACTGGTCTTACTTTGGACAGAATCGACCTGGAAAACGGTACTGTTGTAGAGTATACTCACACTTCACCTACCAACATTGGCATGTATTTACTCAGTACCATTTCAGCTGCCGAACTTGGAATCATTTCAGAAGCAGAAGCAAAAGAAAAGATCAAAACAACACTCCAAACCCTAGAACAGCAAGATACCTGGAACGGATTATTTTATAACTGGTATTACACAAGTGACGGCTCTCTAAAAACAGATTGGGGGAAATTCATTTCCACTGTAGACAATGGGTGGTTAACGGCCGCTTTAATTGTAGTTGGGCAAGCCTATCCGGAGCTTCAAGAACTTACAGTCCCCTTGATCAACGCCATGGACTATTCCCATCTATATGACCAGCAAGTGGGTCAATTTCACGGTGGATATGATGTGCTTCGTCAAACGCTAACTGAGTTTCATTATGGCATGTTTTATACTGAACCAAGAGTGGCCAGTTATATAGCTATCGGTAAAGGAGATGTTCCCGTAGAACACTGGTGGCGTATGTATCGAACTCTTCCCAAAGAGTGGGACTGGCAACGCCAAATTCCTCAAGGATATTTTGAATATTATGATGGAGTAGAGGTCTTTCAAGGACATTATGAGTACAAAGGCGTTAAATTCGTCCCCAGCTGGGGAGGCAGCATGTTCGAAGCACTTATGCCAAGTCTCGTGCTTAAGGAGAACGAACTAGGCACAAAGGCACTTGGTATAAATAACAAACGCCATGTCCAGTTGCAAATTGCCTATGCTGAAGAAAAAGGATACCCTGCCTGGGGGTTTTCTCCTGCTGCAATACCAAATGGATATTCTGAGTTTGGCGTAGCCGAGCTGGGAACTTGGGGGTACGATGACAAAGCTACTGTGACGCCCCACGCCACTTTCCTGGCCTTAGACCATGCCCCAGATAAAGTTTGGGAAAATATTAAATACTTGAGATCATTGAATGCCTACGGTCCTTTTGGATTCTATGACTCAGTGAATATGGAGACCGGTGTCGTTGCAAAAACATACCTTGCCCTAGATCAGGGTATGACCATTGTTGCTATTGCTAACTACCTGTTGGATGGAGTCATACGCAACTATTTCCATCAAGACTCTATTGGTAAAATCCCTGAACACCTCTTATATCGCGAGAGATTTTCTATCCTCGACTAA
- a CDS encoding ROK family protein, which yields MFIIGVDLGGTLIRAGLFTEAGEMLDREERDTLAAEGPEAVISRIKEAVFHVCDRQGIDVRHDQIMGLGIGCPGPLNPYPGVVLSPPNLPGWEHIPLRDILSEAFNVPVYLNNDANAAVLGEYYYGSSKGTNNLIYMTISTGIGSGVLIDGRLLLGENGNAGEVGHMVVDVNGPVCGCGNKGCLEAIASGTGIVKRTKAKLTQTEQASPLRDIDGFTARHVFEAAKAGDPLAMEIVEETRYYLGVGIANIINLYNPQKIVFGGGVSKAGDFLLKPPLKSPDRKHCQVLVKGCSLSGPVWAAMWG from the coding sequence ATGTTCATCATAGGAGTGGATCTTGGAGGCACATTAATTCGGGCTGGTTTGTTTACAGAAGCAGGAGAGATGCTTGACAGAGAAGAAAGAGACACACTTGCCGCTGAGGGTCCAGAAGCGGTGATTAGCCGTATTAAGGAAGCTGTTTTTCATGTGTGCGACCGGCAAGGTATCGATGTACGACACGATCAAATCATGGGGCTGGGCATTGGCTGTCCCGGCCCTCTTAATCCGTATCCGGGGGTTGTTTTATCCCCGCCTAATTTGCCGGGATGGGAGCATATCCCTTTACGCGACATCCTGAGCGAGGCATTTAACGTGCCTGTCTATTTGAATAATGATGCGAACGCTGCTGTGTTAGGAGAATACTATTACGGCAGTAGCAAGGGAACGAACAACCTGATCTACATGACAATCAGCACAGGTATTGGCAGCGGTGTGTTGATTGATGGACGCTTACTTTTAGGAGAGAACGGGAATGCCGGAGAAGTGGGGCATATGGTGGTTGATGTAAATGGGCCTGTGTGCGGATGTGGCAACAAAGGCTGTTTGGAGGCGATTGCCAGCGGTACTGGCATTGTGAAACGGACCAAGGCTAAACTGACACAGACGGAGCAAGCATCGCCCTTGAGGGACATTGATGGATTCACTGCCAGACATGTTTTTGAGGCTGCAAAAGCAGGCGATCCGCTAGCCATGGAGATTGTCGAAGAAACCCGTTATTATCTGGGCGTTGGCATTGCCAACATCATTAACTTATATAATCCTCAAAAAATCGTATTTGGCGGCGGTGTCAGCAAAGCGGGGGACTTTCTATTAAAACCGCCATTAAAATCGCCAGACAGAAAGCATTGCCAGGTGTTAGTGAAAGGATGCAGTTTGAGCGGACCAGTCTGGGCGGCGATGTGGGGTTAG
- a CDS encoding alpha-mannosidase: protein MFWTEEKLRNRIEEMSQYRYCDRITIKSLKMQTDKEGGVGTRPPQSGRWDQIKIGDYWTGRDLYVWIAAEVEIPRKWQDKTVVGLFDFGKTGSGNNSGFESMLYVNNEPYQGVDSNHKEVFLSNTLVGTKVSLMFRLWSGLEGGGQPEAQEHRIRQAEIAWLNEAADDLYFTSKAILDTVNVLDSSAPERHQLLRLVDNAFKKINWSSPGSVQFYRSVEQARQYLNNELNELEKRSPIVIWCIGHTHIDVAWLWRLKHTREKAARSFLTVLRLMEKYSEYIFLQTQPQLYDYLKRDYPEIYQQICQQIREGRWEVDGGMWLEADCNIPSGESLVRQILIGSRFIEQEFGKKCKYLWLPDVFGYSWALPQILKKSGIKTFMTTKISWNQYNRMPHDTFIWRGIDGSEILTHFITTPKPNTEGWLYTYNGEIRADTIKGAWDAYQDKHINQELLVSYGYGDGGGGVNREMLEMRRRLDRCPGMPHVKTGRVDQYFERLHDRVEKTDQYVHTWDGELYLEYHRGTYTSQAYNKRMNRKLELLYRETEWLSALASIKKGWDTYPQQQLNEGWKIILRNQFHDIIPGSSIAEVYEDSREEYDQAQQIGQGCWKKAANLLIQSDREAHAFTIFNSSSWQRDDIVRIPAGDDLLSGKWYDMDGNSLTSQLIDGEWWVKVTNLPPLGYTSIRFIPDEPNKHQQEPVPFEYSLSGIKTPYYEIEWNDKGQLVRIYDVEAERDVLAPQSKGNLLQVFEDKPLRYDAWDIDLYYQEKVEEVCELKTVKLKAVGPLAAVIRFEWQYMESTISQDMIVYADHKRIDFATKVDWHEQEKLLKVAFPVNIRATEATYDIQFGNVKRPTHWNTSWDMARFETVGHQWVDLSENGYGVSLLNDCKYGHDVKDNVLRLTLIKSATYPDPQQDQGEHLFTYALFPHEGNWYEGQTVQHAWHLNNPLTFAKGKAEKNMMSMFRSSVTNIMIDAVKKAEDHNKLILRLHEYTGWRGKVCLTSDLPILSWQEVDLMENPCGEKKQGQALEFTINPYEIKTFMIDFVIKS, encoded by the coding sequence ATGTTTTGGACTGAAGAAAAGTTGAGAAACAGAATAGAGGAAATGAGTCAATATCGTTATTGTGATCGTATCACAATTAAGTCACTTAAGATGCAGACTGATAAGGAGGGGGGTGTTGGAACTCGTCCTCCGCAGTCCGGAAGATGGGATCAAATTAAAATAGGAGACTATTGGACAGGGCGTGATCTGTATGTTTGGATTGCGGCGGAAGTGGAGATTCCTAGGAAATGGCAGGATAAAACGGTTGTAGGTCTTTTTGATTTTGGGAAAACCGGTAGTGGGAATAACTCGGGATTCGAGTCGATGCTGTATGTCAATAACGAACCCTATCAAGGTGTTGATTCTAACCATAAAGAGGTTTTCCTCTCCAATACGCTTGTCGGAACAAAAGTGTCTTTGATGTTCCGATTATGGTCCGGGTTAGAAGGAGGGGGACAACCTGAGGCTCAAGAGCATAGAATCAGACAGGCTGAAATCGCGTGGTTAAACGAAGCAGCGGATGATCTTTACTTTACCAGTAAGGCAATTCTGGACACTGTGAATGTGTTAGATTCATCAGCGCCTGAAAGACATCAATTACTCCGGTTGGTGGATAATGCATTTAAGAAAATTAACTGGTCAAGTCCGGGTTCTGTTCAGTTTTATCGTTCCGTTGAACAAGCCAGGCAATATCTTAACAATGAACTTAATGAATTAGAAAAACGTTCCCCGATTGTTATTTGGTGTATTGGCCATACCCATATCGATGTGGCCTGGTTATGGCGTTTAAAGCATACCCGAGAAAAAGCAGCGCGATCATTTTTGACTGTTTTGCGTTTAATGGAAAAATATTCAGAATACATTTTCCTTCAAACACAACCTCAATTGTATGATTATTTAAAACGAGATTATCCAGAGATCTATCAACAGATATGTCAGCAGATTCGGGAAGGACGTTGGGAAGTCGACGGTGGGATGTGGCTTGAAGCGGATTGTAACATTCCGTCCGGAGAATCGTTAGTGAGGCAAATTTTAATAGGTTCCCGCTTTATTGAACAGGAATTCGGTAAAAAATGTAAATATCTTTGGCTGCCTGATGTGTTTGGATATAGTTGGGCATTACCGCAAATTCTCAAAAAATCAGGTATTAAGACATTTATGACGACTAAAATTAGTTGGAATCAATATAATCGCATGCCACATGATACATTTATATGGCGGGGGATTGATGGAAGCGAAATTTTAACCCATTTTATTACGACACCCAAACCCAATACGGAAGGGTGGTTATATACCTACAATGGGGAAATAAGAGCAGACACCATCAAAGGTGCGTGGGATGCTTACCAAGATAAGCATATAAATCAGGAGTTATTAGTTTCGTATGGCTATGGGGATGGCGGAGGGGGTGTTAACCGTGAAATGCTGGAAATGCGCCGGAGATTGGACAGGTGTCCTGGAATGCCGCATGTAAAGACAGGGCGGGTGGATCAATATTTCGAACGATTGCACGATAGAGTGGAAAAGACAGACCAATATGTGCATACCTGGGACGGAGAATTATACCTGGAATATCATCGTGGCACCTATACCAGTCAGGCTTATAATAAACGGATGAATCGTAAGCTGGAACTGTTATATAGAGAAACAGAGTGGTTAAGCGCTTTGGCCAGCATAAAAAAAGGCTGGGATACTTACCCTCAACAACAACTAAATGAAGGATGGAAAATTATTTTACGAAATCAGTTTCATGATATTATTCCCGGCTCTTCCATTGCTGAAGTTTATGAAGATAGCCGGGAAGAATATGACCAAGCACAGCAGATTGGTCAAGGATGCTGGAAAAAGGCCGCAAACTTATTGATCCAATCTGATCGTGAAGCTCACGCATTTACAATCTTTAATTCCTCTTCCTGGCAACGGGATGATATCGTACGGATACCGGCAGGAGATGATTTGTTAAGTGGGAAATGGTATGATATGGACGGCAATTCACTAACCTCTCAACTGATAGATGGGGAATGGTGGGTCAAAGTGACCAATCTCCCACCTCTTGGCTATACATCCATTCGGTTTATCCCAGATGAGCCAAATAAACATCAACAAGAGCCTGTGCCATTTGAGTATTCTTTATCTGGCATAAAAACCCCTTATTATGAGATTGAATGGAACGATAAAGGCCAACTAGTTCGGATATATGATGTGGAGGCCGAAAGGGATGTATTAGCACCCCAATCAAAAGGAAATTTACTTCAGGTATTTGAGGATAAACCACTGCGGTATGACGCATGGGATATTGACCTTTACTACCAGGAGAAAGTCGAAGAAGTTTGTGAATTGAAAACAGTAAAATTGAAAGCTGTGGGCCCGTTGGCTGCTGTCATCCGGTTTGAATGGCAATACATGGAATCCACCATCAGTCAAGACATGATCGTTTATGCTGATCATAAGCGGATTGATTTTGCTACAAAGGTAGATTGGCACGAACAGGAAAAACTATTGAAAGTGGCTTTTCCGGTAAATATAAGGGCCACGGAAGCTACCTATGATATTCAATTTGGAAATGTGAAGCGGCCGACACATTGGAATACCAGTTGGGATATGGCCCGTTTTGAGACAGTAGGCCATCAATGGGTGGATTTGTCAGAAAATGGGTATGGTGTGAGTTTGTTGAATGATTGTAAATATGGACATGATGTTAAGGATAATGTACTGCGTTTGACATTGATTAAGTCGGCCACCTATCCTGATCCTCAGCAGGACCAAGGTGAACACCTGTTTACCTATGCCTTGTTCCCTCATGAAGGAAACTGGTATGAAGGGCAGACTGTTCAGCACGCATGGCATCTGAATAATCCTTTAACATTCGCTAAGGGTAAAGCGGAAAAGAATATGATGTCTATGTTCAGATCATCGGTTACAAACATCATGATCGATGCAGTCAAAAAAGCAGAAGACCATAACAAACTTATTTTGCGTCTTCACGAATATACAGGGTGGAGAGGTAAAGTATGCCTGACCAGTGATCTCCCTATTCTCTCATGGCAGGAAGTTGATTTAATGGAAAATCCTTGTGGTGAAAAGAAACAAGGCCAAGCGTTGGAATTTACAATTAACCCTTATGAGATTAAAACGTTTATGATAGATTTTGTGATTAAAAGTTAG
- a CDS encoding type I phosphomannose isomerase catalytic subunit — MKIYPVKFKPIPQERIWGGHQLKEWFGVKDKHPIGEYWVLSGHPHGLSVVSDGPLVGKTLQELIDMAPEAYLGQSPQPRFPLLIKFLEATSDLSVQIHPDDTYAQRVEGDYGKTEAWYILHTKPDGKVIYGHTFPDREAYFQAIREQQVHKYLNYKPIKKGDVVFVPSRTLHALLGGTIVLEIQQTSDITYRVYDWDRVDEQGRGRTLHVDKAADVMQYGQDVHRESGQVEIKTVFVDERITHHRLVSCSYFTMEKIELTAGEYTLTTGKTSNPDILIVVDGEGNLETGDMTMPLKRTDTVLVPAQLSAYRLKTTKRFTLIRAFY; from the coding sequence ATGAAAATATATCCTGTAAAATTTAAGCCCATTCCTCAAGAACGGATTTGGGGCGGCCATCAGTTAAAAGAATGGTTCGGTGTCAAGGATAAGCACCCAATTGGGGAGTATTGGGTGCTTTCCGGTCATCCCCATGGCTTAAGTGTCGTTAGTGATGGTCCCTTGGTTGGTAAGACGCTACAGGAATTAATAGACATGGCACCGGAAGCCTATCTTGGGCAGTCACCACAACCACGGTTCCCTTTGTTGATCAAATTTTTGGAAGCAACCAGCGACTTGTCTGTACAGATTCATCCCGATGATACGTATGCCCAAAGAGTGGAAGGAGATTATGGCAAAACTGAAGCTTGGTATATTCTTCACACCAAGCCTGACGGAAAAGTGATTTACGGTCATACATTTCCGGATCGCGAGGCGTACTTTCAAGCCATTCGAGAACAGCAGGTGCACAAGTATCTCAACTATAAACCCATAAAAAAGGGTGATGTCGTATTTGTTCCTTCCAGAACACTTCACGCTTTATTGGGAGGAACGATTGTATTGGAAATACAACAAACATCTGATATCACTTATCGAGTATATGATTGGGACCGTGTTGATGAGCAAGGGCGGGGCCGAACACTGCATGTAGACAAAGCAGCTGATGTGATGCAATATGGACAGGATGTACACAGGGAAAGCGGCCAGGTTGAAATTAAGACCGTGTTTGTTGATGAGCGCATCACTCACCACCGTTTGGTGAGCTGCTCCTATTTTACAATGGAAAAGATAGAACTGACAGCAGGAGAATATACCCTGACAACAGGAAAAACAAGCAATCCGGATATTCTGATTGTGGTAGATGGAGAAGGGAACTTAGAAACGGGCGATATGACGATGCCATTAAAACGGACTGATACAGTGTTGGTACCGGCTCAGTTATCTGCATATCGCCTTAAAACAACCAAACGTTTCACTCTCATCAGGGCATTTTATTAA
- a CDS encoding ROK family protein, which translates to MKHAIGIDIGGTKIATGIVDAYGQVGPYQMIPTDTTASPMAVINEIEDIIKELLTEGDYSPKDILGIGVCAPGPLEARQGRITCPPNLPKWKDIPIVNLLQERLSTPVILENDANAAALAEKWIGAAQDSEHFIYLTISTGIGAGLFLHGRLVTGARGNAGEVGHMVIDPTQGICRCGQRGCLEWLASGTAISRMASEVMNRDLTAEDVFVLYRQGHEQIVPLIDQVFTYIGMGCVNLINLFDPEKIVIGGGVSQAGQPLFDAVRNYVHRYALNPSGRKTEIVPAQLKQHVGLIGAAALIFHHREEEPV; encoded by the coding sequence ATGAAACATGCAATAGGGATTGATATTGGGGGAACAAAGATCGCAACCGGGATTGTAGATGCATATGGTCAGGTAGGACCATATCAGATGATACCCACCGATACGACAGCTTCCCCTATGGCTGTGATCAATGAGATAGAGGATATTATTAAAGAGTTGCTTACAGAAGGAGATTATTCCCCAAAAGATATTTTGGGGATAGGCGTTTGTGCTCCAGGGCCGTTGGAGGCAAGACAAGGGAGGATTACGTGCCCACCCAATTTGCCTAAATGGAAGGATATTCCTATAGTGAATCTTTTACAAGAGAGGCTTTCAACACCAGTGATCCTTGAAAATGATGCCAATGCAGCTGCGTTGGCAGAAAAATGGATAGGAGCAGCCCAAGACAGTGAACATTTTATATACTTGACTATAAGCACAGGAATAGGGGCAGGACTGTTTCTTCATGGACGTTTGGTGACCGGAGCACGGGGGAATGCCGGAGAAGTTGGACATATGGTCATTGATCCAACACAAGGCATATGTCGTTGCGGGCAACGTGGATGTCTGGAATGGTTAGCTTCAGGAACAGCCATTTCACGGATGGCATCAGAAGTGATGAACCGTGATTTAACGGCGGAAGATGTCTTTGTGCTTTACAGGCAAGGTCATGAGCAGATAGTGCCACTCATCGATCAGGTTTTCACATATATAGGTATGGGCTGTGTCAATTTAATTAACCTCTTTGATCCTGAAAAAATCGTGATTGGCGGAGGAGTATCACAAGCAGGACAGCCATTGTTCGATGCGGTGCGGAATTATGTGCACCGTTATGCCTTAAACCCTTCCGGACGAAAAACAGAAATTGTGCCGGCTCAGTTGAAGCAGCACGTTGGCTTGATTGGAGCAGCGGCGTTAATTTTTCACCATAGAGAGGAAGAACCGGTATGA